Within Dictyostelium discoideum AX4 chromosome 4 chromosome, whole genome shotgun sequence, the genomic segment CAATCTCCAATTTCAACTGGTGTTATCATTGGTATCGTTTGTGGTATTGTCttgattgtaattgttgttgcttCTTcttatcattttaaaaaatctttatcaaatcgtataaataattcttcaattcttataaaattaaaaaaatcaaaaactaaaaataataatcaagaaaatgatcaagaaaaagaaaatgaaaatgaatatcaaaatgaaaatcaaaatgaaaatgaaaatgaaaatcaaaatgaacttgaaaatgaaaatgaaaatggaaatgaaattgaatttgaaaatgaaattgaaaatgttaatgaaattgaaaatgttaatcaaattgaaataacacaaaataataatgataatgaatttaatgtaAATAACTAAAGAAAActattagaattaaattgatattttttaattcacttTATGCATGCTACTTGTGTTTAGTATTgcattatatattaaatatataaatatatatataaaccgatttttaattaaaagggattgaagatttaaaaaaagagtttttttgttaaaagtctttcaaattaaataaaaaatccatAATAAagcaataatttatttaaataaaactaatacTACACATCatccttttttaaaaactttttatattattcttttttaaaaaaaaacaagaaaacaaccaaaaaaaaaaaaaaaaaaaaaaaaaaaaaagataaagataaagataattggaaagtttaaaataaaagatacaCAATCATTCAAGTTTGCActtttcaaaatttgaatttatttagttaattttattttagttattagttattatattttttcagTAAAAGCTTCATtagataattatttttacttttttcaaaaataattaaagtagaaatttaaaaaataaaattaataattaaacaaaaaataatatttttattattggaaGACCCGGAAGGGCAGGAAAAAAAGTAAGGTCAAAATTCAACATCTCGCCAATTTAAGGCTCATTTAGtattgtattaaaaaaacaaaactaaCTTTTATACTATCCATtcttattttatatttaatttataggGTTTAGCAATTTCCTTCTTCAATGAAAAGAATAAACCAGTAGGTGTTtaacttttgaaattaatgaaagcATCAAATCAAGATATTCCAGATTGGTTTGAAAAGATGGTACATAACCTTCGTATGTCTAATGGtccatcaaattcaaaatcaaaaagtcTATTCAACAATAGTCATCACAATGGAGATGATAACCGTGGTGGTTATGGTGGATTTTTATTTGAGGGCCAACAAGGTCCCTAAAATGATGGATTTTAATCTAAAAAgcacttaatttttttcttagTCTTCCTTtcctaatattttttttttttttataaagataaaaaataaaaagggtgagatttacaaaaaaaaaaaaataccagaTTTTgtcatcttttttttctttttttttttttttttttttttttcaaaattttgtcacattttttttcataattataatttcacactttttttcaatctctttttttatatctttttttttgtattaaatACATCAATATTACCGCCACACCAATGAAAACTCCAACATTCTCttcatcttttaatttatccttataacaatttttttttatttatttttcttagtgttttatctttttttattttttattattttttataatatttaaatcaaataaattatttaatctttttttgaattaatttaaaaaaaaaaaaacaacccacatccaaaatttgaaattaaaaaaaaataaaccaattcaaccaaatcaatttttttttttcaatatcctttttaattgaaatttattattcataattaattatgaaaaaaaaaggacTTGAAATTTTTTACATTGATCTTGATTTTTCAACCGAAATTTTTGGACTTCTGCTTTctttgtattttaaaaattcttatACTTTTTCACTAATCCTTTCTCCAATTTTTTGATATCTATGGAaggtattatttgatttttcattaaaatttggtaAGAAAATGATTGATACTGATTGAAAACGTAATTGTAAGTAGATTAAATGTGAATGTTGATCTTTGAGCTTCCTAATTTTtgtcataaaaaaaaaaaaaaaaaaaaaaaaaaaaaagtggaagAGCaggaaaaaaattaagtgcTTTTTAGATAAAATTCCATCATTTTAGGGCCTAGTTAGCCCtctaataaaaatcaaatacaaAAGATACATATgagaaaatgattttaattcaatattgaattaaaatggatttattattttttattaaacgaATGACATGAGGTGAATGTTTAATTATATGAACCACCATTGTTGCTAAAGTATGGGTGATGCATTGAGTAATCTGATTTATCTTCTCTTCTATCATTACGGTTGTTACTGTAACctccattaccaccaccaccaccaccataaCCACCACGGTTATCATCTCTATTGTGATGACTATTGTAAGATTTGTTGAATGGactatttgattttgagtTTGATGGACCTTTAGACATACGGAGATTGTGTACCATCTTTTCAAACCAATCTGGAATATCTTGATTTGAAgctttcattaatttcaaaagttCAGCACCAACTGGTTTATTCTTTTCATTGAAGAAGGAAATTGCTAAACCCTATAGTTGTAAACATAAAATAAGTAAGGAAATATACAAATTAAGaaaggaaaataaaaaggttAGTAAAGGTTTTTAAAAGAGGGCTAAATAGGCCCTAAAATGATGAGATTTTAATCTAAAAAGCACTTACTTTTTTTCCTGCTCTTCCGGTTCTACCAATACGATGAACGTAGATATGTATGTCGGTAGGCAAGTCGAAATTGATAACCAAATTAACATTACCGATGTGGAGACCTCTTGATGCAATATCAGTTGCTACTAAGAATGGAGTTGCAAAAGAACGGAAAGATTGAAGTGCATTTTCTCTTTCTGGTTGAGTTAAATCACCATGAATACAGGTAGTTGGGaaatttctttgatttaaaaagtaGGTAAGAGTATCACAAGAACGTTTAGTTTCAACGAAAATGAGACAAAGACCATCAGATTTCAAACCACTAAGATAATCTAACAAGTAACTGTTTTTATCCTCTTCAACTACGTATTCAATTCTTTGTGTGATATTTTGAGTGgtaccaacaacaccaactttTAAGAAGATGTAATTGTAAAGGAAATCAGCTGCaagattttgaatttgttttggGAATGTAGCAGAAAACATAAGAGTTTGACGATCTCTACAACCTGGCATATCAAATTCAGAGATGATTTGACGAATTTGTGGTTCAAAACCCATATCTAACATACGATCAGCTTCATCCAAAACCaagtatttaatttttgaaagtGAAACACGACCACGCATTAAGAGATCAACGAGACGACCAGTTGTTGCTACCAAGATATCACAACCTCTATCTAATTCATTGATTTGATGGAAAACTTCTGCACCACCATAGATTACGACCGATGATACTGGTGAACCATAAGAGAATTTGTTTGCCTCATCAAAGATTTGTTGAGCCAATTCACGAGTTGGTGCGAGTACTAATGCACGTGGACAAGCAGCTCTTGGAACACCTGGTTTATAGGCTGGTGGAGCTTCTGGTGCTCCATCTAATAAAATACCGGAAATGATTGGGAATAAGAAAGCAGCGGTTTTACCTGAACCAGTTTGAGCACAAGCCATTAAATCACgatttttcaaaatgatTGGAAGTGCAGATTTTTGAACTGGAGTTGGTTTGGTGTATTTGGCATGTTTAATATTACCCAATAAAACATCACCCAAATCAACATCGGCAAATGAATTCAATGGAGCACAAATATGTTCACTGGTTTCAATGGAGATATCATCATCGTCGTAAGCATTGAAATCGATACCAATGTTGTCATCATTCTTTTTGAAGATTTCTTCGGCTTTGTGTTCTTCGAGATCAATGAATTCTCTTTTCATTTCTGGATGATTTCTTGAATCTCTAAAGTTTGACCATCTATCGTAGTAACGATCATTTTTATTGGCTGGTTTACCAAAACTACTGCCACTTCCGCCTCTATTACCATAACCACCTTGATTACCACCACGAGAGAATGAATTATTTGGTGAATAAGAGTAACTATTACCTCTTGGTGGGCCTTGTTCTCTTGGACCATTATCCCAACCACcgctaccactactactaccaccaccattactattattgtttcTTGAGAATGATGGACTTTTGTAGTTATCTctactgttgttgttgttattagaGTTATTTTCCCTAAAATTGTTACCACCTCTGTAACCATCGTCACGACGGTCACGATTGAATGGTGAATCACGATTATCACGGTCAGATGGTGATGGATAATCGTCTCTTGATGAACCTGAACTATTATTCATCTTGTTTCTACGAGATGGTGGGACATATGGTTCACTAGtttgtgttgttgttgttgttgtgttgtTGTTTGATGAAGTTGACGAACTCTTATCAGAGATGGTTAACCCTGAGATATTCAGGGTAGTTCCATCGTTATCTTTGTTATTTCCAATTGGCATAAAATGactaattctttaaaaaaatttatctatatttatttttaataaattaaaaaaaaatgaaaattaaataataaaaaggtaaaaaaaaaaaaaagttaatttatatttttaataaaaaaataagaaaaaaaaaattaaaaaacaattaaaataattttattaaaaaaaaaaaaaaaaaaaaaaacggttttattttatttaaatttatttaattattatttttttttattttttttaataaattcgtTTATTTTGTGATTATTACtgttttacaaaaaaaaaaaaaaaaaaataatttgagaAAGAAGttccaacaacaataaaaaaaataaaataaaaaaagatttacaattttatagatataatttaaaaataatttttaaatataataaaatataaaaaaaaaaaaacaatataaaataaaaaaaaaaaaagtattgtataaataatttttttttgaaataaaaaaaaaaaaataaaaaaaaataataaaaaaaaaataaataaataaataaaaaatttataatgtttaataaaaataattaaaaaatttaaaatagtttttttttaacacacacacacacacacatacaTTCACCACACAATACTCTTAATatggttttaattttgagaatttaaaatagtttttttttttttttataaaaaaattgccATTTTA encodes:
- the ddx3 gene encoding DEAD/DEAH box helicase — encoded protein: MPIGNNKDNDGTTLNISGLTISDKSSSTSSNNNTTTTTTQTSEPYVPPSRRNKMNNSSGSSRDDYPSPSDRDNRDSPFNRDRRDDGYRGGNNFRENNSNNNNNSRDNYKSPSFSRNNNSNGGGSSSGSGGWDNGPREQGPPRGNSYSYSPNNSFSRGGNQGGYGNRGGSGSSFGKPANKNDRYYDRWSNFRDSRNHPEMKREFIDLEEHKAEEIFKKNDDNIGIDFNAYDDDDISIETSEHICAPLNSFADVDLGDVLLGNIKHAKYTKPTPVQKSALPIILKNRDLMACAQTGSGKTAAFLFPIISGILLDGAPEAPPAYKPGVPRAACPRALVLAPTRELAQQIFDEANKFSYGSPVSSVVIYGGAEVFHQINELDRGCDILVATTGRLVDLLMRGRVSLSKIKYLVLDEADRMLDMGFEPQIRQIISEFDMPGCRDRQTLMFSATFPKQIQNLAADFLYNYIFLKVGVVGTTQNITQRIEYVVEEDKNSYLLDYLSGLKSDGLCLIFVETKRSCDTLTYFLNQRNFPTTCIHGDLTQPERENALQSFRSFATPFLVATDIASRGLHIGNVNLVINFDLPTDIHIYVHRIGRTGRAGKKGLAISFFNEKNKPVGAELLKLMKASNQDIPDWFEKMVHNLRMSKGPSNSKSNSPFNKSYNSHHNRDDNRGGYGGGGGGNGGYSNNRNDRREDKSDYSMHHPYFSNNGGSYN